Proteins encoded within one genomic window of Halalkalicoccus subterraneus:
- a CDS encoding enoyl-CoA hydratase/isomerase family protein, which yields MVSHTAYESISVDVEDSIATIEFHRPEVYNALNDAVMLDLSRAFDEIQLDREIDAVVITGEGEDAFSAGADITEYAGPAEEHAHQEDRQELFYEMYQKPLDCHAPVIAKVNGYCVGGGLIFAMFCDMRVAVEDAKFGVPTANIGQIPTGGSNKRAIELVGEAKAKEIVFTAGFIDAEEAERIGLINHAVPREELDSTVDGIIDGIQNTGRNAVKNSKRALNQAAQAPDAESAREFEEALWWEQFASDERRELVDEFNEGE from the coding sequence ATGGTCAGCCACACGGCCTACGAGAGCATCAGCGTCGACGTCGAAGACAGCATCGCCACCATCGAGTTCCACCGCCCCGAGGTGTACAACGCGCTGAACGACGCGGTAATGCTGGACCTCTCGCGAGCCTTCGACGAGATCCAACTCGACAGGGAGATCGACGCGGTCGTCATCACCGGCGAGGGCGAGGACGCCTTCTCGGCGGGTGCGGACATAACGGAATACGCCGGCCCCGCGGAGGAACACGCCCACCAGGAGGACCGTCAGGAGCTGTTCTACGAGATGTACCAGAAGCCGCTCGACTGCCACGCACCCGTGATCGCGAAGGTCAACGGCTACTGCGTGGGTGGCGGGCTGATCTTCGCCATGTTCTGTGACATGCGCGTCGCCGTCGAGGACGCGAAGTTCGGCGTACCGACCGCGAACATCGGTCAGATCCCCACTGGAGGGTCGAACAAGCGCGCGATCGAACTCGTCGGCGAGGCGAAGGCAAAGGAGATCGTCTTCACCGCGGGCTTCATCGACGCGGAAGAGGCAGAACGGATCGGGCTGATCAATCACGCGGTCCCGCGCGAGGAGCTCGATTCGACGGTCGACGGGATCATCGACGGGATCCAGAACACGGGTAGAAATGCGGTGAAGAACTCCAAACGCGCGCTCAATCAGGCGGCCCAAGCACCCGACGCGGAGAGCGCCCGCGAGTTCGAGGAAGCGCTCTGGTGGGAACAGTTCGCCAGCGACGAGCGCCGGGAGCTAGTCGATGAGTTCAACGAGGGTGAGTGA
- a CDS encoding isocitrate/isopropylmalate dehydrogenase family protein, translating into MSYEITTIPGDGIGPEVVEAALPLFEEVAGNHGVEIEFTRYDWGSDRYLEEGTMMPEDGLDRIEDSDAILLGAVGHPEVPDHVTLHGLLLPIRKEFDQQVCERPSILFDGVESPLKGYEGGDVDFVVYRENTEGEYADVGGREHVGFDHEIAVQSSVFTRQSTEAILRAAFEAAGEREGHLTSITKSNAQAYSMVFWDDLVEEISEDYPDIEVESLLVDAASMDFIRRPEEFDVVVASNLFGDILTDIGAIVTGSMGLAPSGNVNRSGEYPSMFEPVHGSAPDIAGQGVANPIATVLSGAMLFENAGENEVSEDLWSAVREVLADESAPTPPDLGGSADTGEMVAALSERL; encoded by the coding sequence ATGTCTTACGAGATCACCACGATCCCGGGCGACGGGATCGGCCCGGAAGTCGTAGAGGCGGCGCTCCCGCTGTTCGAGGAGGTCGCGGGGAACCACGGCGTCGAAATCGAGTTCACGCGGTACGACTGGGGGAGCGATCGCTACCTCGAGGAGGGCACGATGATGCCTGAGGACGGCCTCGATCGGATCGAGGACAGCGACGCGATCCTCTTGGGCGCGGTCGGCCACCCCGAGGTGCCCGATCACGTCACGCTCCACGGTCTGTTGCTCCCCATCCGCAAGGAGTTCGACCAGCAGGTCTGCGAGCGCCCGTCGATCCTCTTCGACGGGGTCGAGAGTCCACTGAAAGGCTACGAAGGTGGGGACGTGGACTTTGTCGTCTACCGGGAGAACACCGAGGGCGAGTACGCCGACGTCGGCGGGCGCGAACACGTCGGTTTCGACCACGAGATCGCGGTCCAGAGCTCGGTGTTTACCCGCCAGAGCACCGAGGCGATCCTCCGTGCGGCCTTCGAGGCCGCCGGGGAGCGCGAGGGTCACCTCACGAGCATCACGAAGTCCAACGCCCAGGCCTACAGCATGGTGTTCTGGGACGACCTCGTCGAGGAGATCAGCGAGGACTACCCCGATATCGAGGTCGAAAGTCTGCTCGTGGACGCAGCCTCGATGGACTTCATCCGCCGGCCCGAGGAGTTCGACGTGGTCGTCGCCTCGAATCTGTTTGGAGATATTCTGACCGACATCGGCGCGATCGTCACCGGAAGCATGGGTCTCGCTCCCTCGGGTAACGTCAACCGCTCGGGCGAGTACCCCTCGATGTTCGAACCCGTCCACGGAAGCGCCCCGGACATCGCCGGACAGGGCGTCGCGAACCCGATCGCGACCGTGCTCTCGGGGGCGATGCTGTTCGAGAACGCCGGGGAGAACGAGGTGTCCGAGGACCTTTGGAGTGCGGTTCGCGAAGTGCTTGCCGACGAATCGGCTCCGACGCCGCCGGATCTGGGCGGGTCAGCGGACACTGGAGAAATGGTCGCGGCGCTCTCCGAGCGGCTCTAG
- a CDS encoding universal stress protein, which translates to MVIVAAVDRSDRSGAVVREAAALGEAFDDSVAVVHVLPREEFVSLERTNVSETGEAVPVESVVETAESIAVEAIDETSATATPVGLMGDPADEITEYARNRDARYIVVAGRKRSPVGKALFGSVVQSVLLGADCPVVSIRAESD; encoded by the coding sequence ATGGTAATCGTTGCAGCCGTCGACAGGAGCGATAGATCCGGCGCCGTCGTCCGGGAAGCCGCGGCGCTCGGCGAGGCGTTCGACGACTCCGTCGCGGTCGTCCACGTCCTCCCGCGCGAGGAGTTCGTCTCGCTCGAGCGGACGAACGTGAGCGAAACCGGTGAGGCGGTACCGGTCGAAAGCGTGGTCGAAACGGCCGAGTCCATCGCCGTCGAAGCCATCGACGAGACGAGTGCTACGGCCACACCCGTCGGACTGATGGGCGACCCCGCAGACGAGATCACCGAATACGCTCGGAATCGGGACGCCCGATACATCGTCGTCGCCGGCCGGAAGCGCTCGCCGGTCGGAAAGGCCCTGTTCGGCAGCGTCGTCCAGTCGGTACTTCTGGGTGCGGACTGCCCCGTCGTCTCGATACGGGCCGAATCGGACTAG
- a CDS encoding Bug family tripartite tricarboxylate transporter substrate binding protein, whose amino-acid sequence MNERHSESTTDGGSRSTARSGRRRFLQLAGAGSVAALAGCLAGNDNGGGGDGNGGGGGNESGGESDWQPENAIRYIVPYDQGGGTDVYARGIQEGLADATGQNIQIDNIPGAGGLNGYGQLMRANPDGHTILGSATPLEVAPQLLEDPGFDQRDAEGVCVFGQSVWTLVVNSEYEGEVETFDDVMEKYNSGEWEGIGVQEPGSSQDVIVLLAKYQYEEEWGWDWTERVQYTGTGPVSQAVASGEVPAGIGTDAGTQSVVDNGSIYPVVTFVSDGSDVYPDVESVTDAGYPEIDFVGGLSRGVFAPPETEGNITQGLSDMFAEAVEHESTQSWTEDTGNPVFHEGPDAANQLLDDAFAAYEENNVIDLVQENS is encoded by the coding sequence ATGAACGAACGACACAGCGAATCGACGACGGATGGCGGTTCGAGGAGTACAGCTCGATCGGGACGGAGACGGTTCCTACAGCTCGCCGGCGCCGGATCGGTAGCGGCGCTCGCGGGCTGTCTGGCCGGCAATGACAACGGGGGCGGTGGCGATGGAAACGGGGGTGGCGGCGGAAACGAAAGCGGCGGCGAGAGCGACTGGCAACCCGAGAACGCGATCCGGTATATCGTCCCGTACGATCAGGGTGGCGGTACGGACGTCTACGCCCGCGGGATCCAGGAGGGACTGGCCGACGCGACCGGTCAGAACATCCAGATCGACAACATCCCCGGTGCGGGCGGGCTCAACGGATACGGCCAGCTCATGCGGGCCAATCCGGACGGCCACACCATCCTCGGGAGCGCGACGCCCTTGGAGGTCGCCCCGCAGCTACTGGAAGACCCCGGGTTCGACCAACGAGACGCCGAGGGCGTCTGTGTCTTCGGGCAGTCGGTATGGACGCTCGTCGTCAACTCCGAGTACGAGGGCGAGGTCGAGACGTTCGACGACGTCATGGAGAAGTACAACTCCGGGGAGTGGGAGGGGATCGGCGTCCAGGAGCCCGGCAGCTCCCAGGACGTCATCGTTCTCCTAGCGAAGTACCAGTACGAAGAGGAGTGGGGCTGGGACTGGACGGAGCGCGTCCAGTATACGGGAACCGGCCCCGTCTCGCAGGCGGTCGCCAGCGGCGAGGTCCCCGCCGGGATCGGGACCGACGCGGGCACGCAGTCGGTCGTCGACAACGGCTCGATCTACCCGGTCGTCACGTTCGTCAGCGACGGTTCGGATGTCTACCCCGACGTCGAATCGGTGACCGACGCGGGCTACCCCGAGATCGACTTCGTCGGCGGGCTGAGCCGTGGGGTGTTCGCGCCGCCCGAGACCGAGGGCAACATCACGCAGGGGCTCTCGGACATGTTCGCCGAGGCCGTCGAGCACGAGAGCACGCAGAGCTGGACCGAGGACACCGGAAACCCCGTCTTCCACGAGGGTCCCGACGCGGCGAACCAGCTCCTCGACGACGCTTTTGCGGCCTACGAGGAGAACAACGTCATCGACCTCGTCCAAGAGAACTCCTGA
- a CDS encoding tripartite tricarboxylate transporter TctB family protein, which yields MSIKNKREQVTAEHVMLVALLALSAVFLIEPIVSDYPDDARVFPQLMASVVLVGSLLLLVRNYLPEPLYTVVGESINITTSDTASEAEEELSEREKEIEAETEPKQTLAREYGYDVNDTVFMMAAATLYFFAGWAAGFLFVTPLFVYGYTTWFRVRPAIGIGLAVLSTVIVYLFIEFLILPLDQGAIFDFSPFLPVAFDPVPFVIGVL from the coding sequence ATGTCAATAAAAAATAAACGCGAACAGGTGACCGCAGAGCACGTGATGCTCGTCGCTCTCCTCGCTCTCAGCGCGGTGTTTCTGATCGAGCCGATCGTATCGGACTACCCGGACGACGCCCGGGTGTTCCCCCAACTGATGGCGTCGGTCGTCTTGGTCGGATCGCTGCTGTTGCTCGTGCGTAACTACCTCCCCGAACCGCTGTACACCGTCGTCGGCGAGAGCATCAACATCACCACCAGCGACACTGCCTCCGAGGCCGAGGAGGAACTCTCCGAGCGCGAAAAGGAGATCGAAGCGGAAACCGAACCGAAACAGACGCTCGCGCGGGAATACGGCTACGACGTCAACGACACGGTGTTCATGATGGCAGCCGCGACGTTGTACTTCTTCGCGGGCTGGGCGGCCGGCTTCCTGTTCGTCACGCCGCTGTTCGTGTATGGGTATACGACGTGGTTCCGCGTTCGACCGGCGATCGGGATCGGGCTCGCGGTGCTCTCGACGGTCATCGTCTACCTCTTCATCGAGTTCCTGATCCTGCCGCTGGATCAGGGCGCGATCTTCGACTTCAGCCCGTTCCTTCCGGTCGCGTTCGACCCGGTTCCGTTCGTCATCGGGGTGCTCTAG
- a CDS encoding tripartite tricarboxylate transporter permease, whose product MIVETLIGTHRILQLEPFAEGLSIAVSWPVIGWMVVGLLLGIVLGALPGIGSPVGMAIVLPLTLPLDATSAIILLASIYSGAMFGGSIAAILINAPGTESAAATTLDGYPMAKNGLAKNALAIATTASALNGFLAAIVLVLISPVLIGVVLAFGSPEYFLLAILGISLITIVTQGSIIKGLVAGALGFMISTIGTGILSPTPRFTFGQFGLYDGISFVAALIGMFAFAEMMKLAAQTRIAESDVELTGSIKKGVMTVFKYPKTTIKAGVIGMVIGMIPGSGATTSTFVAYAEEARSSAKDGFFGEGDPRGVIAPEGANNPTVSGSLVPTLSFGIPGSGSTAVLLGGLLMHGLQPGPTLFGDQLHITYALFISLFLGNIVIVLVGLSVIPYASRITELDTDVIIPVVVVLSFIGAYTLNQNWYDVGAVLVLGVLGFYMVRYNYSVIAFVLGIVLGPIAEENFFRSLQISGGSYDIFFDPVNRPLSFALSLATLLILIGPFLKPYLERVVDRA is encoded by the coding sequence ATGATCGTCGAAACACTCATCGGGACTCACCGGATCCTGCAGCTGGAGCCCTTCGCCGAAGGGCTGAGCATCGCGGTCAGCTGGCCCGTCATCGGGTGGATGGTCGTCGGACTCCTCCTGGGGATCGTCCTCGGCGCACTGCCGGGGATCGGTTCGCCCGTCGGAATGGCGATCGTCCTGCCGCTGACCCTGCCGCTTGACGCGACGTCGGCGATCATCCTGCTGGCGTCGATCTACAGCGGGGCGATGTTCGGCGGCTCGATCGCCGCGATCCTGATCAACGCCCCCGGTACGGAGTCGGCCGCGGCGACCACCCTCGACGGCTATCCGATGGCGAAAAACGGGCTCGCGAAGAACGCGCTGGCGATCGCGACGACCGCCTCGGCGCTCAACGGCTTTCTCGCCGCGATCGTGCTCGTGCTCATCTCGCCGGTCCTGATCGGGGTGGTTCTCGCCTTCGGCTCGCCCGAGTACTTCCTGCTCGCGATCCTCGGGATCTCGCTGATCACGATCGTCACGCAGGGTTCGATCATCAAGGGGCTCGTCGCCGGCGCGCTCGGCTTCATGATCTCGACGATCGGGACCGGGATCCTGAGCCCGACGCCGCGCTTTACCTTCGGCCAGTTCGGCCTCTACGACGGCATCTCGTTCGTCGCCGCGTTGATCGGGATGTTCGCGTTCGCGGAGATGATGAAGCTCGCCGCCCAGACCCGGATCGCCGAGAGCGACGTCGAACTCACCGGAAGCATCAAGAAGGGCGTCATGACCGTGTTCAAATACCCCAAGACGACGATCAAAGCCGGTGTGATCGGAATGGTGATCGGAATGATCCCCGGTTCGGGCGCGACGACCTCGACGTTCGTCGCGTACGCCGAGGAGGCGCGCTCGTCGGCCAAGGACGGCTTTTTCGGCGAGGGCGATCCACGAGGAGTCATCGCCCCGGAGGGGGCGAACAACCCGACGGTGAGCGGGTCGCTCGTCCCGACACTTTCGTTCGGGATCCCCGGTAGCGGCTCGACAGCGGTGCTGCTCGGCGGGCTGCTCATGCACGGCCTCCAGCCGGGTCCGACCCTGTTCGGCGATCAGCTCCATATCACCTACGCGCTGTTCATCTCGCTGTTCCTCGGCAACATCGTCATCGTCCTCGTCGGACTGTCGGTCATCCCGTACGCGAGCCGGATCACCGAACTCGACACCGACGTCATCATCCCGGTCGTGGTGGTGCTGTCGTTCATCGGGGCGTACACGCTCAACCAGAACTGGTACGACGTCGGCGCGGTGCTCGTGTTGGGGGTACTCGGCTTCTATATGGTGCGGTACAACTACTCGGTGATCGCGTTCGTCCTCGGTATCGTGCTGGGACCGATCGCCGAGGAGAACTTCTTCCGGTCGCTCCAGATCTCCGGCGGGAGTTACGACATCTTCTTCGATCCGGTCAACCGACCGCTGTCCTTCGCGCTCTCGCTTGCGACCCTCCTGATCCTGATCGGACCGTTCCTCAAGCCGTACCTCGAGCGGGTCGTCGATCGCGCCTGA
- a CDS encoding VOC family protein produces the protein MHATGIDHLVLTVEDIDATCAFYGDVLGATVVTFGSEDRTALRFGDQKINLHEVDAEFDPHAREPIPGSGDFCLVFEAATNEIDDRLDEHGVEVVHGPVGKHGARGRLRSVYVRDPDGNLVELATEEETD, from the coding sequence ATGCACGCGACCGGCATCGACCACCTCGTTCTCACCGTCGAGGACATCGACGCGACCTGCGCCTTCTACGGGGACGTCCTCGGAGCCACCGTCGTCACCTTCGGCTCCGAAGACAGAACCGCCCTGCGGTTCGGCGACCAGAAGATCAACCTCCACGAGGTCGACGCGGAGTTCGATCCCCACGCCCGCGAACCGATCCCGGGCTCGGGCGACTTCTGTCTCGTCTTCGAGGCCGCGACGAACGAGATCGACGACCGGCTCGACGAGCACGGCGTCGAGGTCGTCCACGGCCCGGTCGGGAAACACGGTGCGCGCGGCCGGCTTCGCTCCGTCTACGTCCGCGATCCCGACGGGAACCTCGTCGAACTCGCCACCGAGGAGGAAACCGATTAG
- a CDS encoding cupin domain-containing protein, with the protein MSDGWHRVSLSDLTTNPEKPGERWELSPELGIDAFNFNVAVLAADERLSQNHYHYHENQQELFFVVEGKCRIETEDEGFEIGVDEAVVFEEGESGAHVLYNPFEEPCKVVALGWPADGRYPVHQLEITDDIATRHERDDS; encoded by the coding sequence ATGAGCGATGGATGGCACCGCGTTTCGCTGTCGGATCTAACCACGAACCCTGAAAAACCCGGCGAGCGCTGGGAGCTCTCGCCCGAACTCGGGATCGACGCGTTCAACTTCAACGTCGCGGTCCTCGCGGCCGACGAGCGCCTCTCACAGAACCACTATCACTACCACGAGAACCAACAGGAGCTGTTTTTCGTCGTTGAAGGCAAGTGTCGGATCGAGACGGAGGACGAGGGCTTCGAGATAGGCGTCGACGAGGCGGTGGTCTTCGAGGAGGGCGAGTCCGGCGCGCACGTCCTCTACAACCCCTTCGAGGAGCCCTGCAAGGTCGTCGCGCTCGGCTGGCCGGCCGACGGTCGGTATCCGGTTCATCAACTCGAAATCACCGACGATATAGCTACCCGACACGAGCGCGACGACTCGTAG
- a CDS encoding FAD-binding and (Fe-S)-binding domain-containing protein: MATNTGSARDERASYDYVDEDEAVPDALSALPRLVGGEVRFDDYSRELYATDASAYEMTPIGVVFPTSTRDVQVVMRHCGKNGIPVLPRGGGTSLAGQSVNEAVVLDFTRHMDGIAEIDIDGRRARAEAGVYLGDLNDELAPHGLKFAPDPAWRDKSALGGAIGNNSTGAHSLKYGKTDAYIEECEVVLADGTRTTFGEITPEEIDERADSEGDIEARIHAAVKRIIEEEGEAIEEAYPDLKRNVSGYNLDMLIEEARAVRDGATETINLARLLAGSEGTLAIITEAEVSLEPIPETKAMALLTYDTLIDAMEDVAPILEHDPAAVEVMDDVLLDLARETEEFADVVSMLPPEASSVLIVEFYAGNDPEGLKKVAGLLADRAPEADHEGELGENRAKTDAPINATAAMEAHDADERALFWKMRKSGLPILLSRTSDEKHISFIEDCAVPPEHLPEYAREFQEILEDNGTFASIYAHAGPGVLHVRPLINTKNVEEVEAMVDIADRVTDAVARFGGSVSGEHGDGRARTQWNRKLYGDHLWSVFRDLKTAFDPDWLLNPGSVCGDFDMSEHLRFDPDYEFEMGFDPVLEWDNENGFQGMAELCHGCGGCRGPQETTGGVMCPTFRASEEEITSTRGRANMLRQAMSGDLPDGEAFSDEFVTEVMDLCIGCKGCAKDCPSEVDMAKLKAEVTHEHHQRHGAGLRSRMFANIDTLSKLGSATAPVSNWLSELPGARIAMEKAIGIARERELPTFHRETLVDWFDERGPRVSESDAERKVLLVPDTYTNHNHPAVGRDAVRVLESAGVHVQLADVGDSGRPAFSKGFLDAARERAEENVAELAPRIEAGWDVVVCEPTDAVMFQSDYLDLLSGDSAEQSRGKSGIPGSSESSDSPDSADRSSGQHPREGAVESVAINTFGVMEYVNAFDLDLPDGEGSLTYHGHCHQKATKKDVHAAAVLSRAGYDVDVLDSGCCGMAGSFGYEADHYAMSEAIGSILVDQVAESPGERVVAPGASCRGQLEDLTDEEPPHPISVLAEGL; encoded by the coding sequence ATGGCAACGAACACGGGGTCGGCGCGGGACGAGCGGGCGTCGTACGACTACGTCGACGAGGACGAGGCCGTTCCGGACGCGCTGTCGGCACTCCCCCGGTTGGTCGGCGGCGAGGTCCGCTTCGACGACTACTCGCGGGAACTGTACGCGACCGACGCCAGCGCCTACGAGATGACGCCTATCGGCGTGGTCTTTCCGACCTCGACTCGGGACGTCCAGGTGGTGATGCGCCACTGCGGGAAGAACGGGATCCCGGTCCTGCCCCGTGGCGGCGGGACGAGCCTCGCGGGCCAGTCGGTCAACGAGGCGGTCGTCCTCGATTTCACTCGCCACATGGACGGCATCGCCGAGATCGACATCGATGGCCGGCGGGCCCGCGCGGAGGCGGGCGTCTATCTGGGCGACCTCAACGACGAACTCGCACCCCACGGACTGAAGTTCGCGCCCGATCCCGCCTGGCGCGATAAGAGCGCACTCGGCGGCGCCATCGGCAACAACTCGACCGGCGCACACTCGTTGAAATACGGCAAGACCGACGCCTATATCGAGGAATGCGAGGTCGTACTCGCGGACGGCACCCGGACGACCTTCGGGGAGATAACGCCCGAGGAGATCGACGAGCGAGCCGACTCCGAGGGCGATATCGAGGCCCGGATCCACGCTGCGGTCAAACGGATCATCGAGGAGGAAGGTGAGGCGATCGAGGAGGCCTACCCCGACCTGAAGCGAAACGTTTCGGGATACAACCTCGATATGCTGATCGAGGAAGCGCGCGCGGTCCGGGACGGCGCGACGGAGACGATCAACCTCGCGCGCCTACTCGCCGGTAGCGAGGGCACCCTCGCCATTATCACCGAGGCCGAGGTCTCGCTCGAACCGATCCCCGAGACCAAGGCGATGGCGCTGCTGACCTACGACACCCTGATCGACGCGATGGAGGACGTCGCGCCGATCCTCGAACACGACCCCGCCGCCGTCGAGGTGATGGACGACGTCCTCTTGGACCTCGCCCGCGAAACCGAGGAGTTCGCGGACGTCGTCTCGATGCTCCCGCCAGAGGCGTCTTCGGTCCTCATCGTCGAGTTCTACGCCGGGAACGATCCAGAGGGCTTGAAGAAGGTCGCGGGCCTGCTCGCGGATCGAGCGCCGGAGGCCGACCACGAGGGCGAATTGGGCGAGAATCGAGCGAAAACCGACGCCCCGATCAACGCGACGGCGGCGATGGAGGCCCACGACGCCGACGAGCGCGCGTTGTTCTGGAAGATGCGAAAGAGCGGGCTGCCGATTTTGCTCTCCCGTACCAGCGACGAGAAACACATCTCCTTCATCGAGGACTGTGCAGTGCCCCCCGAGCACCTCCCCGAGTACGCCCGCGAGTTCCAGGAGATCCTCGAGGACAACGGTACCTTCGCGAGCATTTACGCCCACGCCGGCCCCGGCGTGCTTCACGTCCGCCCGCTGATCAACACCAAGAACGTCGAGGAGGTCGAGGCGATGGTCGACATCGCGGATCGAGTAACCGACGCCGTCGCGCGATTCGGCGGGAGCGTCTCGGGCGAACACGGCGACGGTAGAGCCAGAACCCAGTGGAACAGGAAGCTCTACGGCGACCATCTATGGAGCGTCTTCCGCGACCTGAAGACGGCGTTCGATCCCGACTGGCTGTTGAATCCCGGCTCGGTCTGTGGCGACTTCGACATGAGCGAGCATCTCCGGTTCGACCCGGACTACGAGTTCGAGATGGGCTTCGATCCGGTGCTGGAGTGGGACAACGAGAACGGCTTTCAGGGGATGGCCGAGCTTTGCCATGGGTGTGGCGGCTGTCGTGGACCCCAGGAGACCACCGGTGGGGTGATGTGTCCGACGTTCCGCGCGAGCGAGGAGGAGATCACGAGCACGCGGGGCCGAGCGAACATGCTCCGACAGGCCATGAGCGGCGATCTCCCCGATGGCGAGGCCTTCAGCGACGAGTTCGTCACCGAGGTGATGGACCTGTGTATCGGCTGTAAGGGCTGTGCGAAGGACTGCCCCTCCGAGGTCGACATGGCCAAACTCAAGGCCGAGGTGACCCACGAACACCACCAACGCCACGGTGCGGGCCTGCGCTCCCGGATGTTCGCGAACATCGATACCCTCTCGAAACTGGGGAGCGCAACCGCACCCGTCTCGAACTGGCTGTCCGAACTGCCGGGCGCACGCATCGCGATGGAAAAGGCGATCGGGATCGCCCGCGAGCGTGAGCTTCCGACCTTCCACCGCGAGACCCTCGTCGACTGGTTCGATGAGCGTGGCCCACGGGTCAGCGAATCGGACGCGGAGCGGAAGGTCCTGCTCGTTCCCGACACCTACACCAACCACAACCACCCCGCGGTCGGCAGGGACGCCGTCCGAGTCCTCGAAAGCGCGGGCGTCCACGTCCAACTCGCGGACGTCGGCGACAGCGGCCGACCCGCCTTCTCGAAGGGCTTTCTCGACGCCGCCCGCGAGCGTGCCGAGGAGAACGTCGCGGAACTGGCACCCCGGATCGAGGCGGGCTGGGACGTGGTGGTCTGTGAGCCCACGGATGCCGTGATGTTCCAGTCGGACTACCTCGACCTGCTTTCGGGCGATAGCGCGGAGCAGAGTCGTGGGAAATCAGGGATTCCCGGATCTAGCGAGTCTTCCGATTCGCCAGACTCCGCGGACCGTTCGAGCGGGCAACACCCGCGAGAAGGTGCTGTCGAGTCGGTGGCCATCAACACCTTCGGCGTCATGGAGTACGTCAACGCCTTCGACCTCGACCTCCCGGACGGCGAGGGATCGCTGACCTATCACGGCCACTGCCACCAGAAGGCGACGAAAAAGGACGTCCACGCCGCGGCGGTGCTCTCGCGGGCGGGCTACGACGTCGACGTCCTCGATTCGGGCTGCTGTGGGATGGCCGGTTCGTTCGGCTACGAGGCCGACCACTACGCCATGAGCGAGGCGATCGGCTCGATCCTCGTCGATCAAGTAGCGGAAAGCCCGGGCGAGCGGGTCGTCGCACCCGGTGCCTCGTGTCGCGGCCAGTTGGAAGACCTCACCGACGAGGAACCGCCCCACCCGATCAGCGTGCTCGCGGAGGGACTGTAA
- a CDS encoding MBL fold metallo-hydrolase encodes MTRSDWGDWLVREVEESSPEGVAIWYLGCNGFVLKASDGTTVFVDPYLGTGDPPRTVRMIPVPFDPEDVEAADALLVTHEHTDHVHGESQAPILENTGATMYGPEDSLAVAREEEAWGEAWALDDDQFVDVYEDETHEIGPFTVNVEPANDPDASHPVSYVIEHEAGTFFHGGDARPGEFEAIGEDYDIDLGVLAFGTVGTIPDKESGESRKTKWYSDESQIIESANDLRLDRLLPSHWDMWKGLTADPKNLHHHAKSFEYPRRLELVEIGDRVDL; translated from the coding sequence ATGACACGAAGTGACTGGGGCGACTGGCTCGTCCGCGAGGTAGAGGAGAGTTCGCCGGAGGGCGTCGCGATCTGGTATCTCGGCTGCAACGGCTTCGTTCTGAAGGCGAGCGACGGAACCACCGTCTTCGTCGACCCGTATCTGGGCACCGGCGACCCGCCACGGACAGTGAGAATGATCCCCGTCCCGTTCGACCCCGAGGACGTCGAGGCGGCCGACGCGCTGCTCGTCACCCACGAACACACGGACCACGTCCACGGCGAGAGTCAAGCTCCGATCCTCGAGAACACCGGCGCGACCATGTACGGCCCCGAGGACAGCCTCGCGGTCGCCCGCGAGGAGGAAGCGTGGGGCGAGGCGTGGGCCCTCGACGACGACCAGTTCGTCGACGTCTACGAGGACGAAACCCACGAGATCGGCCCCTTTACGGTGAACGTCGAGCCCGCGAACGACCCCGACGCCTCCCATCCAGTCAGCTACGTAATCGAACACGAGGCCGGAACCTTCTTCCACGGCGGCGACGCCCGTCCCGGCGAGTTCGAGGCCATCGGCGAGGACTACGACATCGATCTGGGCGTGCTCGCGTTCGGAACGGTGGGAACGATCCCCGACAAGGAAAGCGGTGAATCCCGGAAGACCAAGTGGTACAGCGACGAGTCACAGATCATCGAGAGTGCGAACGACCTCCGGCTCGACCGCCTCCTACCGAGTCACTGGGACATGTGGAAGGGGCTGACGGCGGACCCGAAGAACCTCCACCACCACGCGAAGAGCTTCGAGTATCCCCGCCGGCTGGAACTCGTCGAGATCGGCGACCGCGTCGATCTCTGA